Proteins encoded together in one Thamnophis elegans isolate rThaEle1 chromosome 10, rThaEle1.pri, whole genome shotgun sequence window:
- the MLF1 gene encoding myeloid leukemia factor 1 isoform X1 — MFGLSRVFEDDPFFRDTFTAHNEHVRHLFSEPFGRDPFLSIEDRQGGLHHRGHPNSQMALRDNDKGMSCSLMPFNSFGGMGPGFPFIPFGTFGGMAMSFPLMPFGCFGGMNMNFRNPFFAMDRMMSNMRTGMMDLQRNFDKMAVDPNVHSYSSSSVMTYSKKGDEPPKVFQASAQTRTAPGGIKEIRKACRDSESGLEKMAIGHHIHDRGHVVQKAKNNKTGDEELNQEFINLDEGEAHAFDEQWQKEILKFKPSGGRHNIDSPKHRSIHHVSKEDAPRREKMPPRTAIEGPRRPVSSLEKLSVKGSHVPLKPSKK; from the exons ggataCATTTACTGCCCATAATGAACATGTACGGCATTTATTTTCTGAACCTTTTGGGCGAGATCCATTTCTTTCCATTGAAGACCGACAAGGGGGTCTACATCACAGAGGACATCCCAATTCTCAGATGGCCTTGAGAGACAATGACAAG GGGATGAGCTGTTCCCTTATGCCTTTTAACAGTTTTGGTGGCATG GGACCAGGTTTTCCATTTATACCTTTTGGCACTTTTGGTGGCATG GCCATGAGTTTTCCGCTTATGCCTTTTGGCTGTTTTGGTGGCATG AACATGAATTTTAGAAATCCGTTCTTTGCAATGGACAGAATGATGTCAAACATGAGAACTGGTATGATGGACTTGCAAAGAAATTTT gaTAAAATGGCAGTTGATCCAAATGTTCACTCATACAGTTCTTCCTCAGTGATGACCTATTCTAAGAAGGGTGATGAACCACCAAAAGTTTTCCAAGCTTCAGCTCAGACGCGGACTGCTCCAGGAGGG ATTAAAGAAATCAGAAAAGCTTGTAGAGATTCTGAAAGTGGGTTGGAAAAAATGGCCATTGGTCATCATATTCATGATCGCGGTCATGTAGTTCAGAAGGCAAAGAACAACAAAACTGGTGATGAAGAATTGAATCAGGAATTCATTAATTTAGATGAAG GAGAAGCTCATGCATTTGATGAACAATGGCAAAAGGAGATTCTgaagtttaagccctctggaggaaGACACAACATAGATTCCCCAAAACATAGAAGTATTCATCATGTAAGCAAGGAGGATGCTCCAAGGAG ggAGAAGATGCCCCCAAGAACAGCAATAGAGGGACCGAGGAGACCCGTATCTTCTCTTGAAAAACTCAGTGTCAAGGGATCACATGTTCCTCTCAAACCCAGCAAAAAATAA
- the MLF1 gene encoding myeloid leukemia factor 1 isoform X2: MFGLSRVFEDDPFFRDTFTAHNEHVRHLFSEPFGRDPFLSIEDRQGGLHHRGHPNSQMALRDNDKGMSCSLMPFNSFGGMAMSFPLMPFGCFGGMNMNFRNPFFAMDRMMSNMRTGMMDLQRNFDKMAVDPNVHSYSSSSVMTYSKKGDEPPKVFQASAQTRTAPGGIKEIRKACRDSESGLEKMAIGHHIHDRGHVVQKAKNNKTGDEELNQEFINLDEGEAHAFDEQWQKEILKFKPSGGRHNIDSPKHRSIHHVSKEDAPRREKMPPRTAIEGPRRPVSSLEKLSVKGSHVPLKPSKK; this comes from the exons ggataCATTTACTGCCCATAATGAACATGTACGGCATTTATTTTCTGAACCTTTTGGGCGAGATCCATTTCTTTCCATTGAAGACCGACAAGGGGGTCTACATCACAGAGGACATCCCAATTCTCAGATGGCCTTGAGAGACAATGACAAG GGGATGAGCTGTTCCCTTATGCCTTTTAACAGTTTTGGTGGCATG GCCATGAGTTTTCCGCTTATGCCTTTTGGCTGTTTTGGTGGCATG AACATGAATTTTAGAAATCCGTTCTTTGCAATGGACAGAATGATGTCAAACATGAGAACTGGTATGATGGACTTGCAAAGAAATTTT gaTAAAATGGCAGTTGATCCAAATGTTCACTCATACAGTTCTTCCTCAGTGATGACCTATTCTAAGAAGGGTGATGAACCACCAAAAGTTTTCCAAGCTTCAGCTCAGACGCGGACTGCTCCAGGAGGG ATTAAAGAAATCAGAAAAGCTTGTAGAGATTCTGAAAGTGGGTTGGAAAAAATGGCCATTGGTCATCATATTCATGATCGCGGTCATGTAGTTCAGAAGGCAAAGAACAACAAAACTGGTGATGAAGAATTGAATCAGGAATTCATTAATTTAGATGAAG GAGAAGCTCATGCATTTGATGAACAATGGCAAAAGGAGATTCTgaagtttaagccctctggaggaaGACACAACATAGATTCCCCAAAACATAGAAGTATTCATCATGTAAGCAAGGAGGATGCTCCAAGGAG ggAGAAGATGCCCCCAAGAACAGCAATAGAGGGACCGAGGAGACCCGTATCTTCTCTTGAAAAACTCAGTGTCAAGGGATCACATGTTCCTCTCAAACCCAGCAAAAAATAA
- the MLF1 gene encoding myeloid leukemia factor 1 isoform X4 codes for MFGLSRVFEDDPFFRDTFTAHNEHVRHLFSEPFGRDPFLSIEDRQGGLHHRGHPNSQMALRDNDKNMNFRNPFFAMDRMMSNMRTGMMDLQRNFDKMAVDPNVHSYSSSSVMTYSKKGDEPPKVFQASAQTRTAPGGIKEIRKACRDSESGLEKMAIGHHIHDRGHVVQKAKNNKTGDEELNQEFINLDEGEAHAFDEQWQKEILKFKPSGGRHNIDSPKHRSIHHVSKEDAPRREKMPPRTAIEGPRRPVSSLEKLSVKGSHVPLKPSKK; via the exons ggataCATTTACTGCCCATAATGAACATGTACGGCATTTATTTTCTGAACCTTTTGGGCGAGATCCATTTCTTTCCATTGAAGACCGACAAGGGGGTCTACATCACAGAGGACATCCCAATTCTCAGATGGCCTTGAGAGACAATGACAAG AACATGAATTTTAGAAATCCGTTCTTTGCAATGGACAGAATGATGTCAAACATGAGAACTGGTATGATGGACTTGCAAAGAAATTTT gaTAAAATGGCAGTTGATCCAAATGTTCACTCATACAGTTCTTCCTCAGTGATGACCTATTCTAAGAAGGGTGATGAACCACCAAAAGTTTTCCAAGCTTCAGCTCAGACGCGGACTGCTCCAGGAGGG ATTAAAGAAATCAGAAAAGCTTGTAGAGATTCTGAAAGTGGGTTGGAAAAAATGGCCATTGGTCATCATATTCATGATCGCGGTCATGTAGTTCAGAAGGCAAAGAACAACAAAACTGGTGATGAAGAATTGAATCAGGAATTCATTAATTTAGATGAAG GAGAAGCTCATGCATTTGATGAACAATGGCAAAAGGAGATTCTgaagtttaagccctctggaggaaGACACAACATAGATTCCCCAAAACATAGAAGTATTCATCATGTAAGCAAGGAGGATGCTCCAAGGAG ggAGAAGATGCCCCCAAGAACAGCAATAGAGGGACCGAGGAGACCCGTATCTTCTCTTGAAAAACTCAGTGTCAAGGGATCACATGTTCCTCTCAAACCCAGCAAAAAATAA
- the MLF1 gene encoding myeloid leukemia factor 1 isoform X3, whose protein sequence is MFGLSRVFEDDPFFRDTFTAHNEHVRHLFSEPFGRDPFLSIEDRQGGLHHRGHPNSQMALRDNDKQNMNFRNPFFAMDRMMSNMRTGMMDLQRNFDKMAVDPNVHSYSSSSVMTYSKKGDEPPKVFQASAQTRTAPGGIKEIRKACRDSESGLEKMAIGHHIHDRGHVVQKAKNNKTGDEELNQEFINLDEGEAHAFDEQWQKEILKFKPSGGRHNIDSPKHRSIHHVSKEDAPRREKMPPRTAIEGPRRPVSSLEKLSVKGSHVPLKPSKK, encoded by the exons ggataCATTTACTGCCCATAATGAACATGTACGGCATTTATTTTCTGAACCTTTTGGGCGAGATCCATTTCTTTCCATTGAAGACCGACAAGGGGGTCTACATCACAGAGGACATCCCAATTCTCAGATGGCCTTGAGAGACAATGACAAG CAGAACATGAATTTTAGAAATCCGTTCTTTGCAATGGACAGAATGATGTCAAACATGAGAACTGGTATGATGGACTTGCAAAGAAATTTT gaTAAAATGGCAGTTGATCCAAATGTTCACTCATACAGTTCTTCCTCAGTGATGACCTATTCTAAGAAGGGTGATGAACCACCAAAAGTTTTCCAAGCTTCAGCTCAGACGCGGACTGCTCCAGGAGGG ATTAAAGAAATCAGAAAAGCTTGTAGAGATTCTGAAAGTGGGTTGGAAAAAATGGCCATTGGTCATCATATTCATGATCGCGGTCATGTAGTTCAGAAGGCAAAGAACAACAAAACTGGTGATGAAGAATTGAATCAGGAATTCATTAATTTAGATGAAG GAGAAGCTCATGCATTTGATGAACAATGGCAAAAGGAGATTCTgaagtttaagccctctggaggaaGACACAACATAGATTCCCCAAAACATAGAAGTATTCATCATGTAAGCAAGGAGGATGCTCCAAGGAG ggAGAAGATGCCCCCAAGAACAGCAATAGAGGGACCGAGGAGACCCGTATCTTCTCTTGAAAAACTCAGTGTCAAGGGATCACATGTTCCTCTCAAACCCAGCAAAAAATAA